The following are encoded in a window of Cydia strobilella chromosome 1, ilCydStro3.1, whole genome shotgun sequence genomic DNA:
- the LOC134747514 gene encoding palmitoyltransferase ZDHHC23-A yields the protein MFVFVNYKIQINHHVTNTIYVYVGKITRSIWWTFICCMVITAENMEEVLSYGANKSNKKKVEMDKILPFVILPLLLLLSAWSRAMTIVVMVAIGMGALYVHSRPRQKNRSPFFLSWTLSSGIYLFLIFEFGVMRLLEITQTENFVFLLLVACTCYFFYKMKAIADFELATGSSKGKEYSPVLTSDSHYCQICQIEVNERFFHSIWWDCCVLRPNYLCYLAGQIFAFATLLFGTNLALTSICQPFILIGTILLPEDCQDVYYQMDLAICFASSVYGVGYLLIITFVLLHQLLVYIPKYSEPQWRKIVNVLNV from the exons atgtttgtttttgtaaattacaaaatacaaattaaccACCACGTAACAAATACAATTTACGTGTATGTAGGGAAGATCACACGCAGTATATGGTGGACATTCATATGTTGTATGGTGATTACAGCTGAAAACATGGAAGAAGTACTGTCGTACGGAGCAAACAAAAGTAACAAAAAGAAAGTGGAAATGGATAAAATACTGCCGTTTGTTATCCTGCCGCTTTTGCTGCTTTTATCCGCGTGGTCACGAGCGATGACAATAGTCGTCATGGTAGCTATAGGTATGGGAGCACTCTACGTTCATTCTAGGCCACGACAgaaaaatag GTCACCTTTCTTCCTCTCCTGGACTCTCTCTTCGGGGATATACCTGTTCCTGATTTTCGAGTTTGGTGTGATGCGGCTTCTGGAGATCACACAAACAGAGAACTTTGTGTTTCTTTTACTTGTGGCGTGCACTTGTTACTTCTTCTACAAGATGAAGGCCATTGCCGACTTTGAACTAGCAACTGGGTCATCTAAGGGAAAGGAATATAG TCCAGTTTTGACATCAGACTCACATTATTGCCAGATATGTCAAATTGAAGTAAATGAAAGGTTCTTCCATTCAATATG GTGGGATTGCTGTGTGCTCCGACCAAACTATCTGTGCTACCTAGCAGGTCAAATATTCGCGTTCGCCACCCTGCTGTTCGGCACCAACCTGGCCCTGACTTCCATCTGCCAGCCGTTCATACTGATCGGAACTATCCTGCTGCCTGAAGACTGCCAGGATGTGTACTATCAGATGGA TTTGGCGATATGTTTCGCATCATCGGTGTACGGAGTGGGGTACCTGCTCATCATCACGTTCGTACTGCTGCATCAACTGCTGGTTTACATACCCAAATACAGTG AACCCCAATGGCGGAAGATAGTCAACGTGCTAAATGTGTGa